The Nitrosococcus watsonii C-113 genome includes the window CTCTTGTAGTAAGGTAGGGGCTACCCAGCAGCTATAATTCTTTAGTAAAATAGTAAAGTATTTATTACTTACTGCTTTTATAGCGAGGACTATGAGAGATGGCCGAAGCAGCAGTCATTCAGAGCTATATTGATCTGCGCGATAGTGAATGTGAAGCGCGGGTTGCCAAAGCCAAGGCGGCTTTAGGCGCTCAGGTCGTTATTCTTGGACACCATTATCAACGGGAAGAAGTGTTCCGGTTTACTGATTATGCTGGTGATTCCCTGAAATTATCGCGCCAGGCCGCTGCTTCAGAAGCTAAATATATCGTTTTTTGTGGTGTTCATTTTATGGCCGAAGTGGCAGATATTCTATCCCGCCCCGAGCAAATCGCTATTCTCCCCGATATGGCGGCAGGCTGTGCCATGGCTGATATGGCCGATCTTGCTAAAGTGGAGCGGGCCTGGCGGGAGCTAGGCCAGATTTTGGAGCCCGAGCAGGAGGTGACCCCGGTTACCTATATCAACTCTGCTGCTAACCTCAAGGCTTTTTGCGGCCGTCACGGAGGCATCGTCTGTACTTCAAGCAATGCTGAGGCCGTGCTAAATTGGGCCTTTGACCGCCGTGAGAAGGTGTTGTTTTTTCCTGATCAGCACTTGGGGCGCAATACCGCCTACCGTATGGGCATTCCCCTAGAGGAAATGGTGGTTTGGAATTTTAATCGGCCCAATGGGGGGTTGACGCGGGAGCAAATCCAGGAAGCACGGATCATTCTATGGCAAGGGTTTTGTTCAGTGCATCAAATGTTCCAGCCAGAGCATATTGATCGTTTTCTGGCCCGTTACCCGGATGCGAAAGTTATTTCTCATCCTGAAAATAGTTTCGAGGTCTGCCAGAAATCCCATTACGTTGGCTCGACTGAATACATTATTAAAACTATCCGGGAGGCAGAACCAGGTACCCGCTGGTTGGTGGGAACCGAGCTTAATTTAGTGAATCGCCTCCATGAGCGTTACAAAACCGAAGGTAAATCCATCCACTTTATGTCACCGACGGTATGTATGTGTTCCACTATGTTTCGGATTGACCCCCAGCATTTAGCCTGGAGCTTGGAAAATCTGCTCTCTGGCCAGGTGGTGAATCAAATTAAGGTGCCAGAAGTTGAGGCGGAGTTTGCTCGTTTGGCTTTAAGTCGTATGCTGGAGGTCTCTCCCTAAAGCAGGTAATATCCTTTTTACTTTATATGTAATTGTGAAAACAAGCTTATAGGACTATATGGTCGTGAGCGAAACAACAGCCCCGAACACCGCCTCTTCTTCTATTCCAGCTAACGAAGCCTGCCGTTATGAAGTGACGCGGGCGGATTTACCTTTGTCTTGCCCCATGCCCTCTATGGTGCTATGGAACTCCCATCCCCGAGTTTATCTCCCCATTGAAGAAACGGGATGGGAGCGTTGCCCTTATTGTGGGGCGGTTTATGTACTCAAGGAGGAGTAGAAAGCCGTTTTAAATATGTTTAAACATGCCCCGGCGCCGGCAGCCTTGAGGGCTATGGAGAAACAGATCTAGTTAGCGGCGAAATAGCCAAAACAGCAAGGAGAGAAGCAAACTAATAAGGATGGAAGTGGTAATTGGAAAATGAAAACGAAAATTTTCCCGCTCGATGACAATATCGCCAGGAAGGCGACCCAATCCTAGCTTGGCGAGCCAGGGCCAGAGCACGCCTACCACCACCAAAATAAGTCCTAATATGATAAGCAGCCGCGACATTCTCTGAAACCTTAAAGCTTGAGTTCTAAAAAATAGTCCCTCCATGGTACTCCAGGTAGCGGCCGGTGCAATCTTTAATAGGGAGGGACAGGTATTGTTATCTAAACGTCCGCCCCATGTCCATCAAGGCAATTTGTGGGAATTTCCCGGGGGTAAGTTGCAGCCAGGGGAGGAGATTCGCCAGGCTCTTTCCAGAGAGTTATGGGAGGAGCTAGGAATCCAGGTTCTCCAGGCCCGCCCCTTGTTGCAGGTGCGTCATGATTATCCAGATCGGTCCGTACTGCTCCATGTTTGGCGAGTGGAGCGTTTCTCGGGCATGCCCAAGGGGCAAGAAGGACAGCCTGTGGTATGGGTTCAGCCCGAAAATTTAAGCGCCTATCCCTTGCCCGCGGCCAACAGCCCTATTGTGACCGCGGTGTGTTTACCGCCAACTTATTTGATTACTAAGGAGCCGGCCGGAAACCAGATAGTATTTCTGAGTAGTTTGCGCCGATCATTACAAGCTGGGGTACGGCTGGTTCAGCTACGCGCTAAAAAGCTCAGTTCTGAGCACTACCAAGATTTGACATGGAAGGTTCAGCGCTTGTGCTTTGAATATAAGGCCATCTTATTAGTCAATACGGTGCCTGCTCAGGCCGCTGAGTGGGGCGCTGATGGGGTCCATCTGACGGGCAACCATTTAATGCATCTTTCCCAGCGACCATTGCCAGCCGATAAATGGGTGGCCGCTTCTTGTCACAATGCCGAGCAGTTGGCCCATGCTGCTAGCATTGGAGTGGATTTTGCCGTACTAGGGCCTGTCTGTCATACCTCCACGCATCCTCAAGCATTACCCTTGGGGTGGGAACGGTTTCAAACGCTCATCGCGCAAATTCCCTTTCCCGTCTATGCCTTAGGGGGGCTGGGGCCGGAGCATGTAAAGGAAGCCTGGAGCCGAGGGGCTCAAGGTATTGCTGCTATCCGGGGCTTATGGGGAGATAGGGGGAGTAGAGATTAAAATTTTTTTATTTTTCCGAGGAAGGGGTGGAATGTTCCTCCTCGCCTGGGATTCGGTGATTTTCCGCCGCCCAGTCGCTGAGATCAATTAGGCGGCAGCGCTCGCTACAAAAGGGGCGCCAGGGATTTTCCTCGGACCAGAGGGTTTCCCGGCCACAAGTAGGACAATTAACATAGCGTTTTCTCTCTTTGTTCATAAAAATTAGCTCCGTTGCTGGGAAGTCAAGAAGAGATACTTTTGATGGTAATGCTCTACTTGGCGCTGCAAGGTTGCCAGATCGGTATCATTGACAATGATATCATCTGCGGCCGCAAGTCGGGCGGCCCGTCGAGATTGGGTCTGCAGAATGGCATCGATTTCGGTATCTGAAAGCCGGTCGCGGGCCTTTACTCGCTGGCGCTGGATGGCATCGGGGATATCAATAACCAGGGTTCGGTCAACGATATCTTTTTGGCCGGTTTCCACCAGCAGTGGAATAACCAGAACGCAGTAGGGTGTAGTAAGCCGAGTAGCCCGGCGTTCCATCTCCTGAAGTATGCGTGGGTGCAGTATCGCTTCCAGGCGGGTTTTTAACGCTTCGCTGGTAAATACGAGGCGCCGCAGGCAGGATCGATCCAACCCTCCCTGGGGATTTAATATTTCCCTGCCAAAAGTGGCGACAATCTCGGCAAGTGCCGGCTGGCCAGGTTCGACCAGCTCTCGGGCAATGATATCGGCATCAATAACAGGAACGCCTAATTCGGAAAAACTCCTGGCTGCCGTGGATTTGCCGCTACCGATACCACCCGTGAGCCCAACTTTGTAAGGCGTTTTGCTTGGGATTTTAGGGGGACTGAATTCAACTTTGTCCATGCAAGATTTTATCTTCCGGTGAGGGAAAGATAAAATTGGTTGATATCCTGCCCCCACATCAAGGCAAGCCAGCCTGCGGCGGCGAGGTAAGGGCCGAATGGGATAGGAGTCTCCCGGTGCTGGCTGGAAAGATAAAGCCATGCGGTTCCTAGCAGGGCGCCTACGATCGAGGAAAGCAAAATAATGGCAGGCAGCATCGTCCAGCCTAGCCAAGCGCCGAGGAGTGCTAAAAGTTTAAAATCGCCGTACCCCATGCCCTCTTTTTTGGTCAGGAGGCGAAACAGATGGTAAACCAGCCATAGGGAAAGATAACCGGTTATCGCACCAATAAGACTGGTTCGGGCATCCGTGAACACTTCAAATAAACCTAGCCCTAGACCAAACCAAAGAAAAGGGAGCGTAATATTGTCGGGCAGCAGTTGATGATCGAAATCAATAAAGGTGAGCGTAATCAGCGCATAGCTTAAGAGCAATGCCGCCATTGTTTCCCAACTGACGCCAAAGCGCCAAGCTACGGCAATAGAAAGGATGCCGGTTAGTAGTTCTACCAGAGGATAGCGGAGAGAGATAGGCGCCTTGCAGTAACGGCAGTGTCCCCTAAGCAAGAGGTAGCTGAATAAAGGTATGTTCTCCCAGGCCCCGATTTTGTGGCGGCAGGCAGGGCAGTGGGAGCGGGGGAGAGATAGCGTTAACGGTTCCCGCTCCGGCAGTGGCTTGCCGTGTAGTTCTGCGCACTGATCTTCCCATTGTCTTTCCATCATGAGAGGAAGACGGTAAATAACGACATTGAGGAAACTGCCGACGGCTAAGCCCAGCAAAAAAACCGATGCCATAAAGACAGCGGGATAACTCTCGAAAAACACAATAGCTTCCATTAATTCCAACTAAATCTAGTTAAACCACCGAGCCCATTTTGAAGATGGGTAAGTACATGGCAATAACAAGGCCGCCTACCAGAACGCCTAGTATCGCCATGATCAGAGGTTCTAGCAAGCTGCTCAGGGCGTCAACGGCATTATCGACTTCTTCCTCGTAGAAATCCGCCACTTTGCCCAGCATCTGATCGATGGAACCTGCCTCTTCCCCGATAGCCACCATTTGCACCACCATGTTAGGAAATAATTGACTACTGCGCATGGCCGCTTGCAGCTGGGTGCCGGTGGAGACCTCATCGCGTATGCGGAGGATGGCCTGGGTATAGACAGAATTACCCGCAGCACCAGCCACGGAAACCATGGCTTCAACCAAGGGGACGCCAGCCGCAAACATGGTGGAGAGGGTACGGGCGTACCGGGCGATAGTGGCCTTATTCAGGATTTCGCCGATCACCGGCAATTTGAGTAGTAGTTTATCGAAGAGATGGTTAATCTTTTGCGAGCGCCGTTTAGCCTCTATAAGACCGTAGACAGCGCCTCCCATAGCTCCGAAAATAGCCCACCACCATTCCTGAAAAAGAGCGGAAAGCTTGAGGACCAGCAAGGTAAGCGCGGGCAGATCAGCGCCGAAATTCTGGAACAAAGCCTCAAATTGGGGAATAACAAAGATGAGCAAAATAGCAGTAATGATAAAAGCGACCACCACCACGGCAGTAGGATAAAATAATGCTTTTTTTATCTTTCCCTTGATGGCTTCTGTCTTTTCTTTATACATGGCAATTTTATCCAGCAGGGTCTCCAGGGTGCCGGATTGCTCTCCCGCATGGACCAGATTGCAGAAAAGCGGGTCAAACTGCCGTGGATGTTGTTTAAGTGCTTCGGCCAGGGTACCACCACCTTCCACTTCTCCCTTGATTTTTAGGACCATCTCTTGCATGGAAGCACTTTCATGGCCACGGCCTATAATTTCAAAGGCTTGAACCAGGGGCACGCCCGCAGCCATCATGGTTGCAAGCTGGCGGCTAAATATCGCGATCTCCTTCGGGGTGATTTTCTTCTTGCGCTGACCAAGCAAGGGTCTAGGCTTTTTGCGTACCTTGAGAGGTGCAATACCCTGGCGTCGTAGATCCGCTTTCACCATACTGAGGTTTTTACCGCCCACTTCGCCTTTAATTTTCTGTCCTTGCCGGTTAGCGCCTTCCCATATAAAAATCTGCTGTTTTGTTGCCGCTTGTGCCATCTGATTACTCCTTCGTTACACGGTTAATTTCTTCTATACTGGTCATGCCATCAATAATTTTTTTAAGCCCCGATTGGCGGAGATCGGCGACGCCTTCTTTTTTTGACTGCTCCGCAAGTTCCATGGAATTGCCTCCCGCCATAATAATGCGGCCCATCTCCTCTGATACAGGCATGACCTGATAGATACCCACGCGGCCTTTATAGCCTTTGGTGCAGTGCTCGCAGCCTACTGCCTTATAAAGGGTGGGCGTGGTTTCCAATTGAGCTTGGGTAAAACCTTCTTCTAGCAGGGCTTCGTGGGGTATCTTTTCGGGTGTTTTGCAGCGGGAGCAGAGGCGCCGGGCCAGGCGTTGGGCGATGATCAAAGAAACTGCCGAGGCGATGTTGTAGGACGCCACCCCCATGTTTAATAGCCGGGTCAGGGTTTGGGGCGCGTCGTTGGTATGAAGGGTGGAAAGCACCATATGGCCGGTTTGGGCAGCTTTAATGGCAATTTCAGCCGTTTCCAGATCCCGAATTTCCCCCACCATGATGACATCGGGGTCCTGACGCAAGAAGGCTTTAAGGGCGCCGGCGAAAGTCAAACCGACTTTGGGGTAGACATTGACTTGGTTAATACCAGGCAGATTGATTTCCGCTGGGTCTTCGGCAGTGGAGATATTACGGTCCGCGGTATTAAGAATATTAAGCGCAGTATAAAGAGAGACCGTTTTACCACTGCCCGTGGGGCCGGTAACGAGCACCATCCCATAAGGGCGGTGAATGGTTTCTAGAAAGAGTTGTTGTTGTCTTTCTTCATAACCTAGCGCCTCGATTCCCATTTGCGCGCTGGAGGGGTCCAGGATACGCAATACGATTTTCTCGCCGAATAAAGTGGGGCAACTATTTACCCGAAAATCAATGGCGCGATTTTTGGAAATATTCATTTTCATGCGCCCATCTTGAGGTACCCTCCGTTCGGAAATATCCAAGCGGGACATGACTTTGAGGCGGGCTGCCAACCGACCGGACAGGGCAATAGGAGG containing:
- the nadA gene encoding quinolinate synthase NadA; protein product: MAEAAVIQSYIDLRDSECEARVAKAKAALGAQVVILGHHYQREEVFRFTDYAGDSLKLSRQAAASEAKYIVFCGVHFMAEVADILSRPEQIAILPDMAAGCAMADMADLAKVERAWRELGQILEPEQEVTPVTYINSAANLKAFCGRHGGIVCTSSNAEAVLNWAFDRREKVLFFPDQHLGRNTAYRMGIPLEEMVVWNFNRPNGGLTREQIQEARIILWQGFCSVHQMFQPEHIDRFLARYPDAKVISHPENSFEVCQKSHYVGSTEYIIKTIREAEPGTRWLVGTELNLVNRLHERYKTEGKSIHFMSPTVCMCSTMFRIDPQHLAWSLENLLSGQVVNQIKVPEVEAEFARLALSRMLEVSP
- a CDS encoding zinc-finger domain-containing protein, which translates into the protein MVVSETTAPNTASSSIPANEACRYEVTRADLPLSCPMPSMVLWNSHPRVYLPIEETGWERCPYCGAVYVLKEE
- a CDS encoding DUF2905 domain-containing protein, which encodes MSRLLIILGLILVVVGVLWPWLAKLGLGRLPGDIVIERENFRFHFPITTSILISLLLSLLFWLFRR
- a CDS encoding Nudix family hydrolase, encoding MVLQVAAGAIFNREGQVLLSKRPPHVHQGNLWEFPGGKLQPGEEIRQALSRELWEELGIQVLQARPLLQVRHDYPDRSVLLHVWRVERFSGMPKGQEGQPVVWVQPENLSAYPLPAANSPIVTAVCLPPTYLITKEPAGNQIVFLSSLRRSLQAGVRLVQLRAKKLSSEHYQDLTWKVQRLCFEYKAILLVNTVPAQAAEWGADGVHLTGNHLMHLSQRPLPADKWVAASCHNAEQLAHAASIGVDFAVLGPVCHTSTHPQALPLGWERFQTLIAQIPFPVYALGGLGPEHVKEAWSRGAQGIAAIRGLWGDRGSRD
- the yacG gene encoding DNA gyrase inhibitor YacG gives rise to the protein MNKERKRYVNCPTCGRETLWSEENPWRPFCSERCRLIDLSDWAAENHRIPGEEEHSTPSSEK
- the coaE gene encoding dephospho-CoA kinase (Dephospho-CoA kinase (CoaE) performs the final step in coenzyme A biosynthesis.) gives rise to the protein MDKVEFSPPKIPSKTPYKVGLTGGIGSGKSTAARSFSELGVPVIDADIIARELVEPGQPALAEIVATFGREILNPQGGLDRSCLRRLVFTSEALKTRLEAILHPRILQEMERRATRLTTPYCVLVIPLLVETGQKDIVDRTLVIDIPDAIQRQRVKARDRLSDTEIDAILQTQSRRAARLAAADDIIVNDTDLATLQRQVEHYHQKYLFLTSQQRS
- a CDS encoding prepilin peptidase, whose amino-acid sequence is MEAIVFFESYPAVFMASVFLLGLAVGSFLNVVIYRLPLMMERQWEDQCAELHGKPLPEREPLTLSLPRSHCPACRHKIGAWENIPLFSYLLLRGHCRYCKAPISLRYPLVELLTGILSIAVAWRFGVSWETMAALLLSYALITLTFIDFDHQLLPDNITLPFLWFGLGLGLFEVFTDARTSLIGAITGYLSLWLVYHLFRLLTKKEGMGYGDFKLLALLGAWLGWTMLPAIILLSSIVGALLGTAWLYLSSQHRETPIPFGPYLAAAGWLALMWGQDINQFYLSLTGR
- a CDS encoding type II secretion system F family protein, encoding MAQAATKQQIFIWEGANRQGQKIKGEVGGKNLSMVKADLRRQGIAPLKVRKKPRPLLGQRKKKITPKEIAIFSRQLATMMAAGVPLVQAFEIIGRGHESASMQEMVLKIKGEVEGGGTLAEALKQHPRQFDPLFCNLVHAGEQSGTLETLLDKIAMYKEKTEAIKGKIKKALFYPTAVVVVAFIITAILLIFVIPQFEALFQNFGADLPALTLLVLKLSALFQEWWWAIFGAMGGAVYGLIEAKRRSQKINHLFDKLLLKLPVIGEILNKATIARYARTLSTMFAAGVPLVEAMVSVAGAAGNSVYTQAILRIRDEVSTGTQLQAAMRSSQLFPNMVVQMVAIGEEAGSIDQMLGKVADFYEEEVDNAVDALSSLLEPLIMAILGVLVGGLVIAMYLPIFKMGSVV
- the pilB gene encoding type IV-A pilus assembly ATPase PilB; protein product: MATPGVQIIMSGLVRRLVEDGLLSEANARQAHEHSRKSGTPLVTYLVQQKLLKSLDIGQAASQEFGVPLFDINALDLDYLPKGLVEEKLVRQHQALPLFKRGNRLFVAVADPTNLQALDEIKFHTGINTEAILVEEDKLARMIERAMEAQDTSLADLNDTALDDLDISGGENEPPENSAESEADDTPVVRFINKVLLDAIHQGASDIHFEPYEKIYRIRYRQDGVLREVATPPIALSGRLAARLKVMSRLDISERRVPQDGRMKMNISKNRAIDFRVNSCPTLFGEKIVLRILDPSSAQMGIEALGYEERQQQLFLETIHRPYGMVLVTGPTGSGKTVSLYTALNILNTADRNISTAEDPAEINLPGINQVNVYPKVGLTFAGALKAFLRQDPDVIMVGEIRDLETAEIAIKAAQTGHMVLSTLHTNDAPQTLTRLLNMGVASYNIASAVSLIIAQRLARRLCSRCKTPEKIPHEALLEEGFTQAQLETTPTLYKAVGCEHCTKGYKGRVGIYQVMPVSEEMGRIIMAGGNSMELAEQSKKEGVADLRQSGLKKIIDGMTSIEEINRVTKE